A window of the Isosphaera pallida ATCC 43644 genome harbors these coding sequences:
- the glgB gene encoding 1,4-alpha-glucan branching protein GlgB, producing the protein MSDFVASSSTSSVSPSPPSGPSLRVDSSQAASGSGSSRPSWSIAEADVQRLIHADHDDPFAVLGPHEAHLDGVPGWVVRAFLPTAREATVVLTTSPAPYQGPFEFPMTRVHPDGVYEVAFAGLEGRPRYRIRATDAEGRSWSQVDPYQFGRVLTDYDLYLLGEGTHYKNYEKMGAHIMEHEGVHGVHFAVWAPNARRVSVVGDFNQWDGRRLPMRRCGPTGIWEIFVPGLVQGDLYKFEIQSQFHGYLVEKSDPYGFYAEVRPKTASVVWDITRFQWNDQDWMAQRSEIQGLDRPISIYELHLGSWKRKVEEGGGFLTYRELADQLAEYLKEMGFTHIELMPITEHPFDGSWGYQTVGYFAPTSRHGTPDDFAYFVDKMHQAGIGVILDWVPAHFPRDLHGLGYFDGTHLYEHADPRLGEHRDWNTKIFNFGRNEVRNFLLGSALFWLERYHIDGLRVDAVASMLYLDYSRQPGEWLPNRFGGNENLEAIDFLKRLNELCHGHHPGILTFAEESTSWPGVSRPTYLGGLGFSLKWNMGWMNDTLSYFAKDPIHRKYHHGMLTFSLIYAFHENFVLPLSHDEVVHGKGSILDKMPGDLWQKFANVRLLYAYMFAHPGKKLLFMGNEIAQWREWSHAESLDWHLLEWASHRGVQTLVRDLNRLYRSLPALHEVDFDWRGFEWLELHDADNSVLAFLRRGRDPDDIVVCVCNFTPVPRHHYRVGVPSGGFYEEILNTDAALYGGGNVGNAGGVEAEFGEHAGRPFHLTITVPPLATVYFRIRRG; encoded by the coding sequence ATGTCCGATTTCGTCGCTTCATCGTCCACGTCGTCTGTCTCGCCGTCCCCGCCATCCGGCCCGAGTTTGCGGGTGGATTCTTCACAAGCGGCTTCGGGTTCGGGTTCATCGCGGCCTTCCTGGTCGATCGCCGAGGCCGACGTTCAACGCCTGATCCACGCCGACCATGACGACCCCTTCGCGGTCCTTGGTCCTCACGAAGCCCATCTGGATGGAGTGCCTGGCTGGGTAGTGCGGGCCTTCCTGCCCACGGCCCGCGAGGCCACCGTCGTGCTGACCACCAGCCCCGCCCCGTATCAGGGACCGTTCGAGTTCCCGATGACCCGGGTCCATCCTGACGGCGTTTACGAAGTGGCCTTCGCTGGCCTGGAGGGACGGCCCCGCTACCGCATCCGGGCCACCGACGCCGAAGGCCGAAGCTGGAGCCAAGTCGATCCCTACCAGTTCGGCCGGGTGCTGACTGACTACGACCTTTATCTTCTGGGCGAAGGCACCCACTACAAAAACTATGAAAAAATGGGCGCTCACATCATGGAACATGAGGGCGTTCATGGAGTTCATTTCGCGGTCTGGGCCCCCAACGCGCGGCGGGTCAGCGTGGTGGGGGATTTCAACCAGTGGGATGGTCGGCGGTTGCCAATGCGGCGGTGCGGACCGACCGGAATCTGGGAAATCTTTGTTCCTGGCCTGGTTCAGGGCGATCTATACAAATTTGAGATTCAGAGCCAGTTTCACGGCTACCTGGTCGAGAAGTCGGATCCCTACGGGTTTTACGCCGAGGTTCGGCCCAAGACCGCCTCGGTGGTTTGGGACATCACCCGTTTCCAGTGGAATGACCAGGATTGGATGGCCCAGCGCAGCGAGATTCAAGGGTTGGATCGGCCCATCTCGATCTACGAGCTTCATCTGGGGTCTTGGAAGCGTAAGGTTGAGGAGGGCGGCGGATTCCTGACCTATCGGGAACTCGCCGACCAATTGGCGGAATATCTCAAGGAGATGGGCTTCACCCACATCGAGTTGATGCCCATCACTGAACACCCCTTCGACGGTAGTTGGGGCTACCAGACGGTGGGTTACTTCGCTCCCACTTCGCGTCACGGCACGCCCGACGACTTTGCCTACTTCGTGGACAAGATGCACCAGGCTGGCATCGGGGTGATTTTGGACTGGGTCCCCGCCCACTTCCCCCGCGACCTTCACGGTCTGGGCTACTTCGACGGCACCCACCTTTACGAACACGCCGACCCCCGGCTGGGCGAACACCGCGACTGGAACACCAAGATTTTCAACTTCGGCCGTAACGAAGTCCGCAACTTCCTGCTGGGTAGCGCGCTATTCTGGCTGGAGCGGTACCACATCGACGGTCTACGGGTTGATGCGGTCGCCTCGATGCTTTACTTGGACTACTCACGGCAGCCCGGTGAATGGCTACCCAACCGATTCGGCGGCAACGAGAACCTGGAAGCGATCGACTTCCTCAAGCGTCTCAACGAGTTGTGCCACGGCCACCACCCCGGCATCCTCACCTTCGCCGAGGAATCGACCAGCTGGCCCGGGGTCTCACGTCCCACCTACCTGGGGGGACTGGGCTTCAGTCTCAAGTGGAATATGGGATGGATGAATGACACCCTCAGCTACTTCGCTAAGGATCCCATCCATCGCAAATACCATCACGGGATGCTCACCTTCAGCCTGATTTACGCCTTCCACGAAAACTTCGTCCTCCCGCTCTCGCACGACGAGGTGGTGCACGGTAAGGGGTCGATCCTCGACAAGATGCCTGGCGACCTCTGGCAAAAATTCGCAAACGTCCGGTTGCTTTACGCCTACATGTTCGCCCACCCCGGCAAGAAACTGCTCTTCATGGGCAACGAAATCGCCCAGTGGCGGGAGTGGAGTCACGCCGAAAGCCTGGATTGGCACCTTCTGGAGTGGGCGTCGCATCGTGGCGTTCAAACCTTGGTCCGCGACCTCAACCGGCTCTATCGCAGTCTCCCCGCGCTCCACGAGGTCGATTTCGACTGGCGTGGCTTCGAATGGCTCGAACTACACGACGCCGATAACTCCGTCCTCGCGTTCCTCCGCCGAGGCCGTGACCCCGACGACATCGTGGTCTGCGTGTGCAATTTCACGCCGGTCCCCCGCCACCACTACCGGGTGGGCGTACCCTCGGGAGGCTTCTATGAAGAGATCCTCAACACCGACGCGGCGCTCTATGGTGGCGGCAACGTGGGCAACGCCGGCGGGGTTGAGGCCGAATTCGGCGAACACGCCGGACGCCCCTTCCACCTGACCATCACCGTGCCTCCCCTGGCGACGGTCTATTTCCGTATCCGACGCGGCTAG
- a CDS encoding methyltransferase domain-containing protein, with translation MFRLPTSRLFALPEPVRDRQAEWMDQAGLDPLEHRRALRGLARINAVSGSGRAILSELTKLARRLGPPRPLRILDLACGGGDVALDLARRAPRRGLSVVVTGIDRAAEAIALAREQAARAGLSNCLHFETADVLSDPWPRAPRTFGDTCSIKDDGRFDVVTCSLFLHHLDESDATRLLTRMAAEAAHLVLADDLERSRLGWAVAWVGTRLLSRSPIVHLDGPLSVRGAFTLAEAAELANRAGWRRIVVRRRFPFRYILSGEVSST, from the coding sequence ATGTTCAGGTTGCCCACCTCGCGTTTGTTCGCTCTCCCTGAGCCGGTTCGAGACCGTCAGGCCGAATGGATGGATCAAGCCGGCTTGGATCCGTTGGAACATCGTCGCGCTCTGCGTGGCCTGGCGCGGATCAACGCCGTGAGCGGCTCTGGGCGGGCCATTCTGTCCGAACTAACCAAGCTAGCGCGCCGTTTGGGGCCACCTCGCCCGTTGCGGATATTGGATCTGGCCTGCGGCGGCGGTGATGTGGCTTTGGACCTGGCGCGTCGAGCCCCGCGTCGGGGGCTTTCAGTGGTGGTCACCGGCATCGACCGCGCTGCCGAGGCGATCGCCCTGGCCCGCGAACAGGCGGCCCGCGCTGGTCTGAGTAACTGCCTCCACTTTGAGACCGCCGACGTTCTGAGCGACCCCTGGCCCCGGGCTCCTCGCACCTTCGGCGACACTTGTTCCATCAAGGATGATGGGCGGTTTGATGTCGTTACGTGTTCGCTCTTTCTCCACCATCTCGACGAGTCGGACGCGACCCGATTGCTGACCCGCATGGCGGCCGAAGCGGCCCATCTGGTTTTGGCTGACGATCTGGAACGCTCTCGTCTTGGCTGGGCTGTAGCCTGGGTCGGCACCCGCCTGCTGTCCCGCTCGCCCATCGTCCACCTCGATGGTCCCCTGTCGGTGCGGGGTGCCTTCACCCTAGCCGAAGCCGCGGAGCTCGCCAACCGCGCGGGTTGGCGACGGATCGTGGTTCGCCGCCGCTTTCCGTTTCGCTACATTCTCAGCGGCGAGGTGTCCTCAACATGA
- a CDS encoding NAD(P)/FAD-dependent oxidoreductase: MTNANTKRSWETEASTASTFTSTSPSALPGAAYDAVVVGAGPAGSVTAMGLAERGWSVALIDRATFPRSKVCGCCLNQHALSTLQTLGLADVTADAPVLDRFRLVVGGGGRLDLPLPPGRSLSRMVFDQRLIDHARRRGVHFLERTTARLEPLEPVAAPGSVASPWRRLRLRQDGEVADAEPREFLVMARVVVAADGLAGRLAADEPGMAVVTRADSRIGAGLVVDAATLGGAGPEPGQILMVLGRAGYVGLTLLEDGRVDLAAALDPQAVKRAGGVGRAVLTVLRAAGLAAPEELALAPWRGTPALTRRRRPWGRRIVAVGDAAGYVEPFTGEGMAWAVASAALVVPLLDEALRLSGYAGAAGGESDCWPAEVGPRWEALHHRLIGRRQRVCRVLSRVLRHPPAVAGVRRLAVRWPGTLRPLTQSLNHPTAPLASVAPPSGAAAASS, from the coding sequence ATGACGAATGCGAACACGAAGAGGAGTTGGGAAACCGAGGCGTCAACAGCGTCAACCTTCACGTCAACGTCGCCTTCGGCGCTGCCAGGAGCGGCCTACGACGCCGTCGTGGTGGGGGCGGGTCCCGCCGGCTCGGTCACGGCAATGGGGTTGGCTGAGCGGGGTTGGTCGGTGGCTCTGATCGATCGCGCGACGTTCCCACGGTCCAAGGTCTGTGGCTGCTGCCTCAATCAACACGCCCTCTCGACCCTCCAGACCCTGGGACTGGCCGACGTAACCGCCGACGCTCCCGTGCTGGATCGGTTCCGCCTGGTGGTAGGCGGAGGGGGACGCCTCGACTTGCCGTTACCTCCCGGCCGCTCCTTGTCGCGGATGGTGTTCGACCAACGTCTGATCGATCACGCGCGACGACGCGGGGTCCACTTCCTGGAGCGAACCACCGCTCGCCTTGAGCCGTTGGAGCCCGTCGCGGCTCCTGGTTCAGTCGCTTCGCCGTGGCGGCGGTTGCGATTGCGTCAAGATGGGGAGGTCGCCGACGCAGAACCACGGGAATTCCTGGTGATGGCTCGGGTCGTGGTTGCCGCCGACGGTTTGGCGGGCCGCCTCGCGGCCGATGAGCCGGGGATGGCTGTCGTCACGCGGGCCGACTCTCGAATCGGGGCCGGCCTAGTGGTTGACGCCGCAACCTTGGGTGGAGCTGGTCCCGAACCTGGCCAGATTCTCATGGTTCTGGGTCGAGCCGGTTACGTCGGCCTGACTTTGTTGGAGGATGGTCGGGTTGATCTGGCCGCCGCGCTGGATCCTCAGGCCGTCAAGCGCGCGGGGGGAGTGGGCCGGGCGGTCCTCACCGTGTTGCGGGCCGCCGGGCTTGCCGCGCCCGAAGAGTTGGCGCTGGCTCCTTGGCGGGGCACCCCCGCGTTGACCCGTCGTCGTCGTCCCTGGGGCCGGCGGATTGTCGCGGTGGGGGACGCGGCGGGCTATGTCGAACCCTTCACCGGCGAGGGCATGGCTTGGGCGGTCGCCTCGGCCGCGCTGGTGGTTCCCTTGCTGGATGAGGCGTTGCGCCTCTCTGGTTACGCGGGGGCCGCGGGCGGGGAGTCGGACTGTTGGCCCGCTGAGGTCGGACCGCGTTGGGAAGCGCTTCATCATCGCCTGATCGGGCGTCGTCAACGAGTCTGCCGAGTGCTAAGCCGCGTGTTGCGTCATCCGCCCGCCGTGGCCGGGGTGCGACGGTTGGCGGTTCGTTGGCCTGGGACGTTGCGTCCTCTGACCCAGAGTCTGAACCATCCCACCGCGCCGCTTGCGAGCGTCGCGCCCCCCTCAGGAGCGGCCGCCGCGTCGTCTTGA
- a CDS encoding type III polyketide synthase: MNAPSCHVSRQGTEPLESASDAPTAPPPGGMGFVIEGLGTALPQGRLEQAQTARALARISGSDPAKYAALFRRANIQARHFALPPDVLSDLVEGTTHTDSPFVPRPGSDQDGPSTGQRMKAYSQFAPELALRAARIALEEAGVAPETVAHLITVSCTGFAAPGVDLALIEGLNLPRQVQRLHVGFMGCHGAVNALRTARGLAAVEEDPQARLLTVAVELCSIHFRSRPDPRSVVANALFADGAAAVVGRGERHATAASLPTGSGYRVVDGGAMLFPGTAEAMTWTIGDHGYEMTLDPRVPEWIGAHLRPWLEPWLARRGLGLESIGSWAVHPGGPRVLDATAEALGLPSEALAVSRQTLAELGNLSSPTILFLLERLRRRSAPRPVLALGFGPGLAAEVLLLE, from the coding sequence ATGAACGCGCCTTCCTGCCACGTCTCCCGCCAGGGGACTGAGCCGTTGGAGTCCGCCAGCGACGCCCCCACTGCGCCCCCCCCCGGTGGGATGGGGTTTGTGATCGAGGGATTGGGGACCGCTCTGCCCCAAGGGCGGCTTGAACAGGCTCAAACCGCCCGCGCCCTGGCGCGGATCAGCGGAAGCGATCCCGCTAAATACGCCGCGCTCTTTCGTCGCGCCAACATCCAAGCCCGTCACTTCGCCCTGCCGCCCGACGTCCTAAGCGACCTGGTGGAGGGAACGACCCACACCGACTCCCCCTTCGTTCCCCGGCCTGGTTCAGATCAGGATGGGCCCTCAACCGGTCAACGGATGAAAGCCTATAGCCAATTCGCGCCTGAGCTGGCTTTGCGGGCGGCTCGAATCGCCCTGGAGGAAGCCGGGGTCGCTCCCGAGACAGTCGCTCACCTGATCACGGTCTCCTGCACAGGATTCGCCGCGCCGGGGGTCGATCTGGCGTTGATTGAAGGGTTGAACCTGCCGCGCCAGGTCCAGAGGCTGCACGTGGGATTCATGGGGTGCCACGGAGCCGTCAACGCTCTGAGAACCGCCCGGGGGCTGGCGGCGGTGGAGGAAGATCCCCAAGCGCGTCTGCTGACGGTGGCCGTCGAGTTGTGTTCCATCCACTTTCGCAGCCGTCCCGACCCGCGCTCGGTGGTGGCCAACGCCTTATTCGCCGATGGAGCCGCCGCGGTGGTGGGTCGCGGCGAACGCCACGCGACCGCGGCATCGTTGCCCACGGGATCGGGCTATCGGGTGGTCGATGGAGGAGCCATGTTGTTTCCAGGCACCGCTGAGGCCATGACCTGGACCATCGGCGACCACGGCTACGAGATGACGCTGGACCCGCGTGTGCCGGAGTGGATCGGCGCTCATCTGCGGCCCTGGCTGGAACCGTGGCTGGCGCGGCGGGGTCTGGGTCTAGAGTCGATCGGCTCCTGGGCGGTTCATCCCGGCGGTCCCCGAGTGCTGGACGCCACCGCTGAAGCACTGGGATTGCCGAGCGAGGCGTTAGCGGTCTCGCGGCAAACCCTCGCTGAACTCGGCAATCTCTCTTCACCCACCATTTTGTTTTTGCTGGAGCGTCTGCGTCGCAGGTCCGCGCCCCGTCCCGTGCTGGCCCTGGGATTCGGTCCCGGCTTGGCCGCCGAGGTGTTGCTGTTGGAATGA
- a CDS encoding CHASE3 domain-containing protein, whose amino-acid sequence MILPKRWSRIPRVAFLGTAVWLLGGGWEPQEIGSTPRWTTTRVSHTTGTDPALDDPEAILTRAGYVGDFSCGRRGCHGDVVALEINGGEWTRYARNDPHAHAYDTLDSSRSQRIFHAWNHTANRPYQRGDCLGCHALPEAPVDLSPEAHRSWFGGGIGCESCHGPARNWLVPHARPQHKDHERFKPRPLHPARLQAESCLGCHVGDATRQVDHDLIAAGHPRLHFDFAGDRHDWPTHWRPTLDQDRRPLRDAVVGRLVALDAALNLLMARADSTNPRWPELSEYNCFSCHTNLAGLPAFTLSLSDRTKSRRRPGQLDWGSWYASSLLWDAETTFLDVEETLKALREQMESDDPNPDAIRGHVREARSAIANLLKTMDADPFGTSFDSVALIRDHLNQARRLLDPGQAQGDRIRARDWDRLARLYLNLATLGDDARATSRVIAVEDAADLESLLDRLVEFLAFPQGYDSPRVSPLPPRADAPAGPN is encoded by the coding sequence ATGATCCTGCCGAAGCGTTGGAGTCGAATCCCGCGAGTCGCGTTTCTGGGAACCGCGGTCTGGTTGCTTGGCGGAGGGTGGGAACCGCAGGAAATCGGTTCGACTCCGCGTTGGACCACCACGCGGGTTTCCCACACGACTGGAACTGACCCTGCGCTCGACGACCCCGAGGCGATCTTGACCCGGGCCGGATACGTCGGCGACTTCTCCTGTGGGCGGCGGGGTTGCCACGGCGACGTAGTCGCTCTCGAAATCAACGGTGGCGAGTGGACCCGTTACGCTCGGAACGATCCGCACGCCCATGCCTACGACACCTTGGACTCATCTCGTTCGCAGCGCATTTTCCACGCTTGGAATCACACCGCCAACCGTCCCTACCAGCGCGGGGATTGCCTGGGTTGCCATGCGTTGCCCGAGGCTCCGGTTGACCTTTCGCCGGAAGCGCATCGGTCCTGGTTCGGCGGCGGGATCGGCTGTGAGAGCTGCCACGGCCCAGCTCGCAACTGGCTGGTGCCCCACGCTCGTCCCCAGCACAAAGACCACGAGCGTTTCAAACCCCGCCCTCTCCACCCCGCCCGGCTCCAGGCCGAATCCTGCTTAGGCTGCCATGTGGGCGACGCCACCCGCCAGGTCGATCACGACCTGATCGCCGCGGGTCATCCGCGTCTCCACTTCGACTTCGCTGGTGATCGCCACGACTGGCCCACTCACTGGCGTCCTACGCTTGACCAGGACCGCCGCCCGCTCCGCGATGCTGTGGTGGGCCGGCTTGTCGCGCTCGACGCCGCCCTCAACTTGCTCATGGCCCGCGCCGACTCGACCAATCCCCGTTGGCCCGAGCTCTCCGAGTACAATTGCTTTTCCTGCCACACCAACCTCGCCGGGTTGCCTGCGTTCACTCTTTCCTTGTCTGACCGAACCAAGTCGCGGCGCCGGCCCGGCCAACTTGACTGGGGAAGCTGGTACGCCTCCTCCTTGCTTTGGGACGCCGAAACCACCTTCCTGGACGTTGAAGAGACGTTGAAGGCATTGCGCGAGCAAATGGAATCGGACGACCCCAACCCCGACGCCATTCGCGGACATGTCCGCGAAGCGCGGAGCGCGATCGCCAACCTCCTCAAGACGATGGACGCCGACCCCTTTGGGACCTCGTTCGATTCGGTTGCTCTGATTCGGGATCACCTCAACCAAGCGCGACGCCTTTTGGATCCGGGGCAAGCCCAAGGTGACCGGATTCGCGCGCGCGATTGGGATCGCCTGGCTCGCCTGTATCTCAATCTCGCCACCCTGGGCGACGACGCCCGCGCTACCTCGCGTGTCATCGCCGTTGAAGACGCCGCCGACCTAGAGTCGCTCCTTGATCGTCTGGTCGAATTCCTAGCGTTTCCCCAGGGTTATGACAGCCCCCGCGTGTCGCCCCTACCTCCGCGGGCGGACGCGCCTGCGGGTCCGAACTGA
- a CDS encoding NAD(P)H-dependent oxidoreductase subunit E, with amino-acid sequence MADDHSGNRSMIVQELNAIQQKFGYLPEEELRAFSKRSQIPMYRLHEVASFFPHYRLKPPATGTVLICRDLACHLAGASRLLQTLKATARETDERIEVGGVSCLGQCDRAPALLINDQVIWGQTESQLRALTRDSVHQRTRGVHDELDKGPTGWQIDPYEGQPRYEAVGLMLDGELSPEKMIQELELSGLFGLGGAGGATHGKWSEVRKEPGATKYIVCNADESEPAAFKDRELLLRVPHLVIEGMTLAALTVGAEKGYLYIRHEYHDQIAAVEAALAEARERGILGQRILGSDRTFELEVFISPGGYICGEQTALLEAMEDRRAEPRNRPPQPMKAGLWGCPTVLNNVETLAWTPAIALKGGKWYAGLGVNGATGMRFVSISGDVKRPGVYELPFGGTVGELIKHAGGLKGTQSVQAIAPSGPSGGFLPARLRVDQVSRKFAERFFTGGRTEMSILDLPLDKPTMRMLDVPLLSAVVVIGSEANLLDLAKNCLEFYRNESCGKCVPCRIGSQKLVEIAEDLIQHHGAMSPQRAEAIDDLATAMIQTSICGLGQVAPLPLTTLMTYFPNLFRKTDLPKTRS; translated from the coding sequence TTGGCCGATGATCACTCAGGAAATCGTTCTATGATCGTTCAGGAACTCAACGCAATCCAACAGAAGTTCGGTTATTTGCCCGAGGAGGAGTTGCGGGCGTTCTCGAAACGGTCGCAGATTCCGATGTATCGTCTGCATGAGGTGGCCAGCTTCTTTCCTCATTATCGGTTGAAACCCCCGGCCACTGGCACAGTACTGATCTGCCGCGACCTCGCCTGCCACCTGGCCGGAGCGTCGCGCCTGCTGCAAACCCTCAAAGCCACTGCGCGGGAGACCGACGAGCGAATCGAGGTCGGCGGCGTCAGCTGCCTGGGCCAGTGCGACCGCGCTCCAGCCCTCCTGATCAACGACCAAGTGATTTGGGGCCAAACCGAGTCGCAACTGCGAGCCTTGACCCGAGACTCGGTCCACCAGCGCACCCGTGGGGTCCATGACGAGCTGGACAAGGGACCAACCGGCTGGCAGATCGACCCCTACGAAGGCCAACCACGCTACGAGGCGGTCGGTCTGATGCTTGATGGCGAATTATCCCCCGAGAAGATGATTCAGGAGTTGGAACTCTCCGGCCTCTTCGGTCTGGGCGGAGCTGGCGGTGCCACCCACGGCAAATGGAGCGAGGTCCGCAAGGAACCCGGTGCCACCAAGTACATTGTTTGCAACGCCGACGAATCCGAACCCGCCGCTTTCAAGGACCGCGAACTTCTGCTCCGCGTCCCTCACTTGGTCATCGAGGGGATGACGCTGGCAGCCCTCACGGTAGGGGCTGAAAAAGGGTATCTTTACATTCGTCACGAATATCACGATCAAATCGCGGCGGTCGAGGCGGCGCTGGCGGAGGCCCGCGAGCGGGGGATTCTCGGTCAGAGGATTCTGGGAAGCGATCGCACATTCGAGTTAGAAGTATTCATCAGTCCGGGCGGTTACATTTGCGGCGAGCAAACAGCGTTGTTGGAGGCGATGGAGGATCGTCGGGCCGAGCCGCGCAACCGGCCACCCCAACCGATGAAGGCCGGTCTGTGGGGCTGCCCGACGGTGCTGAACAACGTCGAGACCTTGGCGTGGACCCCGGCGATCGCGTTGAAGGGGGGTAAGTGGTACGCGGGGCTGGGGGTCAACGGGGCGACTGGAATGCGGTTCGTCTCGATCAGCGGCGACGTGAAACGTCCGGGGGTGTACGAGTTGCCCTTCGGCGGCACGGTGGGGGAACTCATCAAGCACGCCGGGGGTCTCAAGGGAACTCAGAGTGTCCAGGCAATCGCGCCCTCGGGACCCTCGGGCGGCTTTCTGCCGGCGAGGCTGCGGGTCGACCAGGTGTCCCGCAAGTTTGCCGAACGGTTCTTCACTGGGGGACGGACCGAAATGTCGATCCTCGACCTGCCGCTGGACAAACCAACGATGCGGATGCTCGATGTGCCGCTGTTGTCGGCGGTGGTGGTGATCGGTTCGGAGGCCAACCTGCTGGACCTGGCCAAAAACTGCCTGGAGTTTTACCGCAACGAGTCGTGCGGCAAGTGCGTCCCCTGTCGGATCGGCAGCCAAAAGCTGGTCGAGATCGCCGAGGATCTAATCCAACACCACGGGGCGATGTCGCCTCAGCGCGCCGAGGCGATCGACGACCTGGCCACGGCGATGATTCAAACCTCTATCTGCGGCCTGGGTCAGGTCGCGCCCCTGCCGCTGACAACCCTGATGACGTATTTCCCCAATTTGTTCCGGAAAACCGACTTGCCGAAGACACGATCCTGA